A region of the Candidatus Kryptobacter tengchongensis genome:
ATGCTTGCGACGCCTTGATTATTAGGATTATTCTTTTCATTTGCAAGGCGAAGCAATTTTTCATGATAACCCTCTTTTCTTCTCGTCATCACATCAGCTATATTAAATTCAACAGGCTTAAAATCAAACTCAAAAATTTGCCCCCCGTAATTTGGATCTATGTAAATATTGAAATTCGGCGATTCAATTATCAATTCTTCTTTTCCATCTTTATCAAAATCCGTAAGTTCATAGCGAATCAACTTTTTTCCTTCAACTTTGTCAAGTTCATTCTCAGCACTGATCAAATTCCTATACGCAGTTGATCTTAGATTTGTAAGATATAATCCTCCAAAAATTCCATGCCAATATGGGTCATTACATTGGGCAGACCATATTTTATTAAGGGCAATGTTGACATCTTTGCCCTTTGATTGAAGTTTTCTTGCTCTATCGGAAACTCTTAACATTTTTTTATGAAGGTTATTCGCCTCGGGATACTTTACAAGGAAATTTCTCCAGAATCCACCTCTGAAAAATCTTGAATATTGTTCATACATTCCCTCTTCTTTCAAATGCTCTTCAAGTTTCTCATAATCAAGATAAGCATCAGCGGGCAAGGCCCAGTGCATCATTTCAGCATACGAAGCATTCGGCAGATAAATTCTTCCAGTTGGTTTTATCTTCTCAATAACTTCTGAAAAATGAAGTATGTTAATCCAATCGCTATTTTCCTCAAGCGCAGTGAAAAACTCCTCAAGCCATCCATCTTCATAGACATGCTTGTATGTATTTGGCCATACACCAAATTTTTCCCCATCATCAGCGTAAACAACAACTCTATCCCCATTTTCAGTTGCAATTTCCCTTAAGTAATCAATCGTTTTTTCAACAGGTTGAAATGGGATTGTGTATCTCAACATTTTGCTTATGGGAAAGATATTGACGGTGTAGCCTTGTTCTTCCGTAATGTAGTATCCCAGAAGTTGTTCCCCAGTTAAGCCAGCATACCGAAAATGTGTATCATCAATTATAACATATTTAACCCCAGCCATTGCGATGAACTTAACAATATGCTGTTCCCATACCCTTTCAGCAAGCCACATCCCAACAGGTTTTCTTCCGAAATTTTCAACAATAAAATCGCTCAATTTCTTTATCTGATCAAGTTTGTCTTGGTCTGGAATTATGGCAAGGATTGGTTCATAAAATCCACCCGTTATCAGTTCAATTTGTCCATTATCCACGAGGACTTTCAAATCATTTAAAAACTCGGGATGATTTTTCAAAATCCAATCAAACAAAACACCTGTATAATGCTGTGCAAGTTTAATTTTAGGATGCTTTGCAAGGATTTCAATGAACGGCTTATAAGCAACCTTATATGCGTGCTCAAAAACAAAATCAAAATTACCAACAGGTTGGTGATTGTGGATTCCAAGAACAAGATTGATTTTTTTCACTTTAAAATGTTAATCTTTTGTTTTCATTACTTTTCAGGTCTCATGTGTGGGAAAAGGATTACATCACGAATTGTCCTTTGATTTGTTAAAATCATCACAAGTCGGTCAATTCCAATTCCAAGCCCTGCAGTTGGTGGCATACCATATTCAAGCGCTCTGATAAAATCTTCATCTATAGTCATCGCTTCTTCATCACCTTGAGCCCGAAGCCTTGCTTGCTCTTCAAACCTCATTCGCTGATCTATTGGGTCATTCAACTCACTAAAAGCGTTGCACACCTCCATCCCGCAGATTATAACCTCAAACCTTTCAACAAGTCTTGGGTTATTTCTATGCCTCTTGGCAAGCGGGGACATCTCCACGGGATAATCAATTACAAAAGTTGGCTGAATTAAATTTGGCTGAACAAGCTCCGAGAAAATTTCATCAATTATTTTCCCAATCCCAATTTTTGACGAGACATCAACATTAAGCCTTTTAGCAATTACACGAAGTTCCTCTTCAGATTTTCCCTCAAGATTTTCGCCCGTGTATTGTTTGAGAAGTTCAAACATCGGAATTCTCTTCCAAGGTGGGGTCAGATCAATTTCATTATCACCAAACTTTATCTTAGCTGTTCCATTGACACGCAAATTCACATTATAAATTAAATTTTCCGTAAACTCCATCATCCAATTGTAATCTTTATAAGCCACATAAAGTTCAAGCATTGTAAACTCAGGATTATGCATCCTGTCCATCCCCTCATTCCTAAAATCTTTTCCGATCTCATAAACGCCATCAAATCCCCCAACTATCAATCTTTTTAAATAAAGTTCATCCGCAATTCTCAAATAAAGATCCATATCAAGCGCATTATGATGGGTTACAAAAGGTCTTGCGGTTGCACCACCATAAACGGGCTGTAGAATTGGGGTTTCAACTTCAATGAAACCATAAGAATCAAGAATCTCACGAATTGTGCTTATTATCTTTGCTCGCTTTATGAAAACCTGTCTTACATCTGGATTTACTATCAAATCAACATATCTTTGCCTATATCTCATTTCCTTATCTGTAAATGGGTCGTAAACAATTCTGTTACCTTGTTCATCAATCTTCTCTTTAACCACGGGCAAAGGTCGTATCGCCTTCGCAAGAATTTGATAATCTTCAACTTTTACAGTTACCTCCCCAGTTCTCGTCCTGAATACCTCACCTCTAACACCAATTATATCACCTATATCAAGCAATTTCAAAATATCGTATTTATCACCGAGGATATCTTTTTTGAAATAAATTTGAATTTTCCCTTTTGAATCCTGAATATGTGAAAATGTAGCTTTCCCCATTCTTCTGATTGACATAATTCTTCCAGCTATGGAAACATTCATCGGTGGGTCTTCATCTCTAAAATTTTTCAAGATTTCCTCAGAGTAAGAATTCACGGGAAATTCATAGGGATATGGGTTAATTCCAAGCTTCTTAAGTTCCTCCATCTCTTCAATGCGTCTTTTCATCAACTGATTAAATTCTTCCCAGTATTGAAGCTTAAGATCGTTCTCCAAGTTTCAATGCTTCTTTGTTTTTTATTGTTTTTAATTTAATTAAATTTGAGAAAAAAATGAAAACGCTTCCATCATTAAAACAAAGTGAGGTAAAAATGAAAATTTCAAGCAAAACTTTCAATTTGATAACCTACATAAGTTTGGCGATTTTAATTTTGCTTCTTATCGGAATGCTGACCAAAACTATTCCACCTGAATATTATATCCATGCTCTTGTAGTTGCATTTGCAATTTTCTTCCTTCGTTTGATCCTTCGCATCTTGATGATTAAACAATCAAAATCAGAAACGCAAGATGAGAGATAAAAAATTTCTCCTTGAAAAGGAAAAATTAATTTCTGAAATTGTAGAAATTGCACATCTAATTTACGAAAAGGGGTTCATCTCAGCGATGGACGGTAATATATCAGCACGACTTGGAAATGGAAATATACTTTGCACTCCAACTGCGGTAAATAAAGGCGATTTGAAAAGATCACAAATAGTTGAAATTGATCCCGATGGAAATTTGACATATGGGATTTACAAGCCATCAACAGAGATAAAGTTGCATCTTTTCATTTACAGTCAAAGAGAAGATATAAATGCGATAGTGCATGCGCATCCACCTTTTGCGACTGCGTTTGCAACTGCTGGGCTTTCTCTTGAGGGATTTGTTCTTCCAGAGGTGATAGTAAATCTTGGCAAAATTCCGCTTGCGAAATATGCAACTCCTTCAACCGATGAAGTTGCTTTGTCAGTTCAACCTTTTGTGAAAAATTGCGATGCTTTTCTTCTTCAAAATCACGGGGCTGTTACACTTGGGAAAAATTTAAAAGATGCTTATTTCAAGATGGAAAAACTTGAGCACTACGCTACGATAGTCTTACTTGCAAGGGTTCTTGGTGGTGAGAAAACTTTAACGCTTGATGATGTAAAGAAATTATCTGAGATAAGTTTGAAAAGTTATGGAAAACAAATCAAAATTTAATCTCTATGGAGAAAATTAAAGTTGCTGTATTGCTCGGTGGCACATCCCCTGAAAGAGATGTTTCAATAGTTTCAGGGAAGTATGTAACTCAGGGATTGAGAGAAGCTGGTTACATCGTTAAACCTATTGACCCAGCTCTCGGAATAAATCAACCAGAAAATGAAGATGAACTTTTTATAAGCGCAATAAGAGAAACCCCACCAACTGAGGAAGAGCTCGCAAGATATTCAAACAAAAATGTAATAGAGTGCATAAATTCACATTTACTTGATGATATTGATGTTGTGTTCATAATTTTGCATGGTAAATGGGGAGAAGACGGAACGGTTCAAGCACTCCTTGAACTTCGTGGGAAAAAATATACTGGCTCGGGTGTTCTCGCAAGCGCAATTGGTATAGACAAAAATATATCAAAAATAGTTTTTAAACATAACGGAGTTCAAACTCCAGACTGGTTTACAATAAAAAAGAACAAAATTGACCTGAACGAAATTCGCAGAAAAATAGAAAAATCATTTTCTTATCCCTGTGTTGTTAAGCCAAACGATCAGGGCTCAACCGTCGGATTAAGCGTTGTCCATTGTCCTGAGGAAATTGAGCCAGCTCTTGAACTTGCTTTTAAGTATTCCGATATAGCTCTCGTTGAGGATTTTATAGAAGGTAAAGAGTTAACAGTTGGAATACTTGGAAATATGGCTTTGCCAGTCATTGAAATAATACCCAAGGGAGGGATCTACGACTATTATCACAAATATACAAAGGGAGCAACCGAATACATTGTTCCAGCAGAAATCCCTGAGGAATGGACAAAAAAACTTCAAGAACAAGCATTAATTGCATTTGAATCAGTTGGTTGCAAAGGATTTGCAAGGGTTGATTTCAGGGTAACCGATAAAGGCGAAACCTTCTGCCTTGAAATCAACACACTACCGGGGATGACCGGGACAAGTTTAGTTCCAAAAGCAGCGAAAGCCGCTGGGATTGAATTTCCTGAATTAGTTGATAGAATTGTGAAGTTAGCCCTTTTAGAGTGAATTATTTTCTTAGTATGTTCTCAAGAATTTTCGTCCCACGCTTTTTTATTTCTTGATCAAGTTCCTTTAACTTTTGCTCCCTCAGATTTTCAACTAAAGTCACGATATTTTTATATTCATCCGCTTTATTTGTTAACTCCTTTATCTTCTCATCAATTTTCAACTCAAATTCCCTTCTTATCTCCTCAAGTTTAGCTCGTGCCATTGATTCTGCTTCGTTTTTCAATTGCTCAATTTCCTTCCCAACCGCCTCCCTAAAACCACTACTTAACTGTTTGTCCAGACTTGAATTTAAACTCATACTTAATTGACCATTGACAATGCCTAAAGAAACATCCGCATCAAAACTTTTCACAGCACTAAAAGTATTTTTAACTAAACTTGAAAACTTTTGCTCATATATGTTTGCTGGATTAAAAGCTGGAAATACGAAATGTGGATTATAAAGGACAAACTTAAATTCAGAGGCTAATTCCTTGCCCTGTCTTGAAAGTCTTACCACAACATCACCTACAGAGTTTTCAACCTTAACCGGTAGATATTTAACCGAATGCTCAAAATTGAAATCTGCGATCGGTAAATTTACAAGTTCAAAATCCAAAGTTTGCTTTGAAACTTCACCCAAGAAATAAAGTTCAGCTTTAAGCCTCAAACTTGCTTTGTCAGGTCTATCTCCAATAAGCATAACACGAATTGGCTCTCCAACAATTTTAGGTTGATTGCTTACATTGGTGATTTCCCCTTTAATTTTAAAGCCTGCATTTGTCTCGCCAGATAAAACACATTTTTTTAACCAAAACCCAGGCAACGCTCTCTCCTTTACGAAATGAATATCCTGACCTTTCAACCTCGGAGGTCTTTTTTCTTTCTCAGGTTTCAAGGCTTGCATCTTTTCAATATATCCTTCAACAGCATTTGAATACCTTTCATATGTCAAGTAATACGAGAAAAGTTTAGGACCGATGAGGTATTTAACAAAATTAAGATTTTTTATGTCTGGAAGTTTTGCGTAATCTTTTACTTTTTGAATATCACTTTTTATTTGCTCTTGAATTTCAAGTTTGATCGCATTTACCTCATTTGGCAACTGTTTAATCTCATTAACCTTTGCTTCATATTTAGATTTTATTTCATTTATTTGTTTTATGCTTCCATTCACAAGATCATAAGTTGCTTTAAGGTCGCTTACTGTCTTTATAGATGATGGGTTTATACTTCTAAAATTCGCCTCTATCTCCTTGAGTTTATTTATATCAGTTTGTAGATTTTCAAAGTCAGATTTATACTTTTGAATTTTACCTTCAATTAAATTCTTAACTGAATCTATCTTCGCAGGGGTGTTGAATTGAATTTTATCTATTATATCCTTTGGCTTAAGATCTTTGACTTCGGAAACCAATTCAAAAGCGGGGGCTTTTTTTAGCTCATCCAACAGAGCCGTAAATTGTTTTTCAAAAAAACTTGGTTCTTTTTTTGTTACTTTCTTAATTCTATCGGGCAGGCGTCCATCTGTTTTTCTATCGGTGAAAGTTTTGATGTTTAAAATTTGCATATTTTCTATAACTATCTTCCGCTTTAACAAAGCTGGGAGAGAAAGTTTAAATTCAACGGGACCTGTCTCAATCATGTTCTTCATCGTATGCTCGGGATGCGTTATTTGAATTCTTCTCCACTTTATCATTAGATTCAACAAGGAAACATCAAGGTCATCAATTTCAACTTTTGCACCTACAATACTTGACCCTGCTTTTTCAAGTTGACTTTCAAGCCATCTATCTGTAAGTAAGATGTTAAGCAAGACGACAATAATTATAACCACTCCAATAAATATAACCCCAGATTTTCTTATGTATTTCATACTACCTCACTCCAAAATTTAATTTTTTGATAGAGCTGATAGATTTTTGAAGCCTTTATAGCTTTAATCAACCCCAATTTTTGAATATGGGGATCAACTTTTTCACGGTAATTTTTAACTAACCATTTACTTCCAAAATAAACGGGAAAAAATAACAAGAAAGATATAACCGTGCTTCCCATTACAACGGTATTGTAAAATCTCGTAAAAGGAATCACAGGAGACTGGTAAAGCGATGTCCATAAACTTCGCAATGATTCAACATCTACGAGAATCCAGTAACCGAAAGAATGGAAAAACGGATCAAATATATATGCGACTGCTCCAAAAACAGCTATTCCAAGGAAAACAGCGCCAAAGTTCACATTAACAACTATAACGATTATCCAGATCAAGATGCTATGCAAAGTATTCCATGGTATAAGCCCAAGACACATTCCAAACGCAAAACCAGCAGCAACTTGTCCTGGGGTTCCCTGTGAGCGTAAAATTTTCACAATTTTTGCTATCAACTGTAAAATTGGCATAATTTCACAGCGAATTTAATTTTGTTTTAAATATGTATCGCTTCTTTTAACGAATCAGCCGAAGCTTCCATCAATGTTTCAGATAAAGTTGGGTGTGCATGAATTGTTTTAGCTATTTCAAAAGCCGTGCTTTCAAGAGTTTTAGCAACCCCAAATTCAGCGATTAATTCCGTTGCCTCAGGACCTACGATATGTGCACCAAGCAATTCACCATATTTTGCATCAAAAATGACCTTAACCATCCCTTCCGTCTCACCAAGCGCAAGTGCTTTCCCATTTGCTCTGAAAGGAAAACGCCCAACCTTGATCTCATAACCAAGTTCAATGGCTTTTTCCTCGGTCAATCCAATGCTTGCAACTTGCGGAATACAATATGTGCAGTTTGGAATTCCATAATAATCAATTGGCAAAGTTTCAACCCCAGCTATATTCTCAACACATCTAATTCCCTCAGCGGACGCTACATGTGCAAGCAGTGGTGGTCCAATAACATCACCAATTGCATATATACCATCAACATTTGTCTTGTAAGTTTTTTTATCAACTTTGATAAAAGAATTTTCAACTTCAACGCCGACATTTTCAAGCCCAAGATCATCAGAATTTCCACGAACTCCAATTGCAACAAGAGCAAGATCTGCTTTTAAAGTTTTCTCACCGCTTTCATTTTGAATTTTCACCTGCGCTTGACCATCAACCGCTTTTGCCTCAACAACTTTCGTCCCAGTTAAAATATCAATACCCGACTTTTGAAATGATTTAGCAAGTATATCTGTTATTTCCCTATCTTCATTTGGCAGAATTGAAGACATCATCTCCAACAATGTTATCTTCGTTCCAAAAGAATTGTAGAAATAGGCAAATTCAACGCCAATTGCCCCAGCCCCGATGATTATCATTGATCTTGGTGGTTCCTCAAGAAGCATTGCCTCTTTACTTGTGATGATAACTTTACCATCTATATTAATTCCATGTAATTCTCTTGGCCTTGCACCCGTTGCAATGATTATATTACTTGCTTGAATTTCTATTTCATCTTTTTCATTTTTTACACCTACAAGACCAGGTTTTAAGACAAAACCGTGACCGGAAATTTTCGTTACATTGTTTTTTCTGAGCAAAAATTCAACTCCTTTTGTTAATCTTTCCGCAACCTGTCTGCTTCTTTGAATTATCTTTTTGAAATCAAAGCCCAAGTTTTCAACTTTTAGCCCAAACTCACTTGCCCTTTTTACAAGATTGAAAAGTTCAGCCGATTTTAGCAAAGCCTTCGTTGGAATACATCCCCAGTTAAGGCAGATCCCCCCAACACGATCTTTTTCAATTAAAGCAGTTTTAAAACCAAGTTGAGATGCTCTTATGGCAGCAACATAACCTCCTGGACCACCGCCAATTATTGCTATATCAAATTTTTCAGGCATATTAGAGAAAAGTTTGTTTTAAAATTTACAAAAATTTAAAAACGAGGAATGAGAAATAAAAATCTTGTAGGGGGGATATGGGGAGAGTTAAACGAAAAAGGGCGGGCTAAAACCCGCCCCCTGCATTGTCTAAAATCCAACTTTCAAATTGAACACATGATTTGCACTAAAATATGTCACCGGGACATAAGCATAATCAAACGACACCTTTAATCCAATCAAACTTTCCGTATTAACCCCAGCGCCAAGTGTATAATGATGCCAAATTGAAGTTAATTCACCTGACTTGCTATAATTATAGCCCGCTCTGAGGAAGAAAATATTTTTAAATGAATACTCAAATCCGAACTTATAAGCATCTATAGCGTAAAAGTTATTTGCTTGATATAATCCAGTGAGAGATAAATTGTTAACTTCACCTATCGTATAATTGTATCCAAGTCCAATTTCAAATGAAGTTGGCATTGGGAATGAAGCCGCTTCAACTTTATAAAATGTGACTCCTCTTTCCGAGCCTGGAACCACTGCCCTAACCCACAATCCCGAACCACCATATTTCATCGTTGGTCCTATATTCTTAACAACAACACCAAGTGAAAGTCCAGAAATATTCAACATATTTCGGTATTGAATTCCAGCATCAAACGCAAAACCAGTTGCGCTAACCCTTCCAAAACTTTCATTTACAAGGTTGAAATTTACACCAACAGAAACACGATCGGATAATCTTTTTGAGTAAGTCAAACTCGCAACAAAAAAGTTCGGGCTTATAACCTCACCTGTTCCGTCAGGTTGAAATTCAGTCGTAATAGGAATATCTCCAAAATCAAATGTTCTTAACGATAGACCAACCGAACCAAACCCAAATTTTCCGACCAAAGCAAGATAATTAATTCCGATATCTGCAATATAACGTCGGTGAGAAAACATCGCCTGACCATTTCCGACGATCCAATCAACCCCACCCGGATTCCAAGTTATTGCTTCAACACCTTCTGCAAGGACTCCAGATGCACCAGCCATAGCTGTATATCTTGCTCCAACTGGAATAGTAAGCTCAGGCGCAGCGGATGTTCCAGCTTTTGATTGCGCAAATAACCACTGCCCCGAAATTAGCAAAACAATTATTAAATAAATCTTTCTCATGGTTCAAACTCCGTTTTTTTATTTTTAAATAACCGCCCCTAACGAAAGGGGCGGTGTTAAATTTTAATAAGTTGGAATTATCTCCTCTTCTTGAACGATCATGAGCTTTAAAATTTTCGTCTTTCCAATATCCGGCATGTCAATATGGACAATGTAAATACCACTTGCAACAGGAAGATTGTGCTCATTTCTTAAATTCCACCTCGCAAATTGCGAATCATCATCTTTATAAATCGTCTTCACAAGAACACCAGCAAGGTTGAATATCCTTATCGTTGCTTTCTTCGGCAAATGGTTGAAAGTTATATACTTTAACAACCTATCGGTTTCCATTAAATTAAATCCATAATATGGGTTCGGAAAAGCGTTAATTTTTTCAACATCTTGACGGGCAAGTTGAACATCACCAACTGTTGGAGCTTGTGTGACAAATACAAATGTATCAGCAGGCGTATTTACACGATTTGGATAAAGTTTTAAAGTTACATCTGCACGGTAAGGCTCTTGAGTTCCCCTTTGATATAACCACAAAGCCCACAAAACTGGATAAGCGCTATGATTAGAACCGTTGGTCATAAATCCTCTTCCTTGTGTTGGATCCCATGCTTTTCCAGTAGGATCATAATCACTATCTAAAATCCATATATATTCATATGGCGTAATTGCATCATTCGCATCTGAGATATCCCATTGTCTATTTGCATTTCTATCACGAACGACGACATTTAACTGCCGAGGTGAGTTCGGATTTTCAATATCAAAAACCTGGAAAGGAACATCAAAGAACCCTTCATATGCACCATTATTCCATGTTTGATACATAAATGCTTTTTGCGATTTTGCTGGATCAACTGTATAAGGTTCTCCAAGGTCATATTTCCCATTATTATTTGCATCTGTATATCCAGTTTTTGCAGAAAATCTAATTTCAACTGATTTAAAATCACCTGGTGCCAAGCTACTTCCAGTGAAGTTTGGACCCAAAAATACAGCACCAAATAACAGCTCACCACCATTTGCTGGATTTCCTGTGAACCATCTATTTGCAGATGGCTCTGCAACCCATTCTTTCCCAGCAAGAGGTGGACCCATTACTTTTACAAAAATACCATCAACTACCGGATAAGCTTCACCCCCAGATTGATTTGTCCCGGTTGCTTTTACCTTATTTTCATTAACATCAACGATATACCAATTCCCTTCATTATCAAATCTTACTTGATAAGTATGTCCTGTTGTGATAGATGGATCAACAAGTATGGCGACCACTTCGCCATCACTTTTACCCTTATGTATAACTTCTAAGGTATCGCCCACCACTCCAAAGTATCTTGACCCAGGCGGTGGAGATTGCGGGGTGGCTTTAAGGACAATCGGGGTGCTTTCAAGGGCTCTAAATGGAGACAATGGATCTGGGTTGTATGCATAGGCAGTCACAGCATAGTAATAAGTTTGACCATTTACAAGCGGTCGCTGACGGATATAATCTGTGGTCAAAGCAAGAAAATGTCTTATCCCGCTATTGCTACCGGTTTGAACTGGGACTGATAAAAGAACTCCCGTTTTCGGGTCTATAGTTCTATCAAGTATGACAGTGACATCATTGATGACATCATATGTTGCTATCTTAACAGCCTCATTTAAACCTGCTGTTGCCGAAGGTAATTGATAAACGTTGTATCCCTCAAAAATAAATCCAGCTGATTTAAAGTTCTCAATTGCATTAACACTTGCCTGATCCCATCCCCAGTTTAACACAATTTGACGATCTAATTCAGCAACCTTAACATTTGGCGCTGGAGGTGGAGATGGCAAGACAAATAAATTATCATAGGCAAATTGAGCATAGGTATCATAATACTTTAGAACCAAAACACTTGAAAGATTATCAGCACCCATTGC
Encoded here:
- a CDS encoding alpha-amylase; protein product: MKKINLVLGIHNHQPVGNFDFVFEHAYKVAYKPFIEILAKHPKIKLAQHYTGVLFDWILKNHPEFLNDLKVLVDNGQIELITGGFYEPILAIIPDQDKLDQIKKLSDFIVENFGRKPVGMWLAERVWEQHIVKFIAMAGVKYVIIDDTHFRYAGLTGEQLLGYYITEEQGYTVNIFPISKMLRYTIPFQPVEKTIDYLREIATENGDRVVVYADDGEKFGVWPNTYKHVYEDGWLEEFFTALEENSDWINILHFSEVIEKIKPTGRIYLPNASYAEMMHWALPADAYLDYEKLEEHLKEEGMYEQYSRFFRGGFWRNFLVKYPEANNLHKKMLRVSDRARKLQSKGKDVNIALNKIWSAQCNDPYWHGIFGGLYLTNLRSTAYRNLISAENELDKVEGKKLIRYELTDFDKDGKEELIIESPNFNIYIDPNYGGQIFEFDFKPVEFNIADVMTRRKEGYHEKLLRLANEKNNPNNQGVASIHDMLLAKEEGLEKFLHYDWYKRGSLIDHFLGEGTTLENFYQCKYPEQGDFVDQPYVVNVNFKRNLLEVILSRDGNVWIDNQRKKIRVEKKITINKNSSDLFIEYKLENLEDEMLDLWFGVEFAYNFLAPDSSDRYFYFIGYELEDKRLKSMGIVDDVVSFGIVDEWLGLDMNFYLSKFANVWRFPLESISLSEAGFERVYQGSVMLLNWNIKLSKEWNVQIHKSFRLLKK
- a CDS encoding lysyl-tRNA synthetase, class II — its product is MENDLKLQYWEEFNQLMKRRIEEMEELKKLGINPYPYEFPVNSYSEEILKNFRDEDPPMNVSIAGRIMSIRRMGKATFSHIQDSKGKIQIYFKKDILGDKYDILKLLDIGDIIGVRGEVFRTRTGEVTVKVEDYQILAKAIRPLPVVKEKIDEQGNRIVYDPFTDKEMRYRQRYVDLIVNPDVRQVFIKRAKIISTIREILDSYGFIEVETPILQPVYGGATARPFVTHHNALDMDLYLRIADELYLKRLIVGGFDGVYEIGKDFRNEGMDRMHNPEFTMLELYVAYKDYNWMMEFTENLIYNVNLRVNGTAKIKFGDNEIDLTPPWKRIPMFELLKQYTGENLEGKSEEELRVIAKRLNVDVSSKIGIGKIIDEIFSELVQPNLIQPTFVIDYPVEMSPLAKRHRNNPRLVERFEVIICGMEVCNAFSELNDPIDQRMRFEEQARLRAQGDEEAMTIDEDFIRALEYGMPPTAGLGIGIDRLVMILTNQRTIRDVILFPHMRPEK
- a CDS encoding L-fuculose-phosphate aldolase, translated to MRDKKFLLEKEKLISEIVEIAHLIYEKGFISAMDGNISARLGNGNILCTPTAVNKGDLKRSQIVEIDPDGNLTYGIYKPSTEIKLHLFIYSQREDINAIVHAHPPFATAFATAGLSLEGFVLPEVIVNLGKIPLAKYATPSTDEVALSVQPFVKNCDAFLLQNHGAVTLGKNLKDAYFKMEKLEHYATIVLLARVLGGEKTLTLDDVKKLSEISLKSYGKQIKI
- a CDS encoding D-alanine-D-alanine ligase; this encodes MEKIKVAVLLGGTSPERDVSIVSGKYVTQGLREAGYIVKPIDPALGINQPENEDELFISAIRETPPTEEELARYSNKNVIECINSHLLDDIDVVFIILHGKWGEDGTVQALLELRGKKYTGSGVLASAIGIDKNISKIVFKHNGVQTPDWFTIKKNKIDLNEIRRKIEKSFSYPCVVKPNDQGSTVGLSVVHCPEEIEPALELAFKYSDIALVEDFIEGKELTVGILGNMALPVIEIIPKGGIYDYYHKYTKGATEYIVPAEIPEEWTKKLQEQALIAFESVGCKGFARVDFRVTDKGETFCLEINTLPGMTGTSLVPKAAKAAGIEFPELVDRIVKLALLE
- a CDS encoding TIGR03545 family protein yields the protein MKYIRKSGVIFIGVVIIIVVLLNILLTDRWLESQLEKAGSSIVGAKVEIDDLDVSLLNLMIKWRRIQITHPEHTMKNMIETGPVEFKLSLPALLKRKIVIENMQILNIKTFTDRKTDGRLPDRIKKVTKKEPSFFEKQFTALLDELKKAPAFELVSEVKDLKPKDIIDKIQFNTPAKIDSVKNLIEGKIQKYKSDFENLQTDINKLKEIEANFRSINPSSIKTVSDLKATYDLVNGSIKQINEIKSKYEAKVNEIKQLPNEVNAIKLEIQEQIKSDIQKVKDYAKLPDIKNLNFVKYLIGPKLFSYYLTYERYSNAVEGYIEKMQALKPEKEKRPPRLKGQDIHFVKERALPGFWLKKCVLSGETNAGFKIKGEITNVSNQPKIVGEPIRVMLIGDRPDKASLRLKAELYFLGEVSKQTLDFELVNLPIADFNFEHSVKYLPVKVENSVGDVVVRLSRQGKELASEFKFVLYNPHFVFPAFNPANIYEQKFSSLVKNTFSAVKSFDADVSLGIVNGQLSMSLNSSLDKQLSSGFREAVGKEIEQLKNEAESMARAKLEEIRREFELKIDEKIKELTNKADEYKNIVTLVENLREQKLKELDQEIKKRGTKILENILRK
- a CDS encoding TIGR03546 family protein, whose protein sequence is MPILQLIAKIVKILRSQGTPGQVAAGFAFGMCLGLIPWNTLHSILIWIIVIVVNVNFGAVFLGIAVFGAVAYIFDPFFHSFGYWILVDVESLRSLWTSLYQSPVIPFTRFYNTVVMGSTVISFLLFFPVYFGSKWLVKNYREKVDPHIQKLGLIKAIKASKIYQLYQKIKFWSEVV
- a CDS encoding dihydrolipoamide dehydrogenase — protein: MPEKFDIAIIGGGPGGYVAAIRASQLGFKTALIEKDRVGGICLNWGCIPTKALLKSAELFNLVKRASEFGLKVENLGFDFKKIIQRSRQVAERLTKGVEFLLRKNNVTKISGHGFVLKPGLVGVKNEKDEIEIQASNIIIATGARPRELHGINIDGKVIITSKEAMLLEEPPRSMIIIGAGAIGVEFAYFYNSFGTKITLLEMMSSILPNEDREITDILAKSFQKSGIDILTGTKVVEAKAVDGQAQVKIQNESGEKTLKADLALVAIGVRGNSDDLGLENVGVEVENSFIKVDKKTYKTNVDGIYAIGDVIGPPLLAHVASAEGIRCVENIAGVETLPIDYYGIPNCTYCIPQVASIGLTEEKAIELGYEIKVGRFPFRANGKALALGETEGMVKVIFDAKYGELLGAHIVGPEATELIAEFGVAKTLESTAFEIAKTIHAHPTLSETLMEASADSLKEAIHI